In one window of Paracoccus saliphilus DNA:
- the odhB gene encoding 2-oxoglutarate dehydrogenase complex dihydrolipoyllysine-residue succinyltransferase, with protein MTIEVRVPALGESVTEATIATWFKKPGDAVAVDEMLCELETDKVTVEVPSPAAGVLAEIVAAEGETVGPSALLAQITEGASEGGGAAKADAPKAKAADGNGQDGDAPSAAPAKTGASVDVMVPALGESVTEATVATWFKQIGDNVSADEMLCELETDKVSVEVPAPAAGVLAEILAPEGTTVDAKAKLAIITEGAAGAAPAPAAQQASAPASASGSGKDVEDAPSAKKAMAEKGISRDQVQGSGRDGRVMKEDVASAASAPKATASAARAPSPAQDAAREERVKMTRLRQTIARRLKDAQNTAAMLTTYNEADMSGIMQLRSEYKDAFEKKHKVKLGFMSFFAKACCHALKEVPEVNAEIDGTEVIYKNYVNMGVAVGTPSGLVVPVVRDTDRKSFAEIEKEIGELGAKGRDGKLSMADMQGGTFTISNGGVYGSLMSSPILNPPQSGILGMHKIQERPMVVGGEIVIRPMMYLALSYDHRIVDGKGAVTFLVRVKEALEDPRRLLMDL; from the coding sequence ATGACCATCGAAGTTCGTGTTCCCGCCCTGGGCGAATCCGTTACCGAGGCGACCATCGCCACCTGGTTCAAGAAACCCGGCGACGCCGTCGCGGTCGATGAAATGCTGTGCGAACTGGAAACCGACAAGGTAACCGTCGAAGTTCCCAGCCCCGCCGCCGGTGTTCTGGCCGAAATCGTCGCCGCCGAGGGCGAAACCGTCGGCCCTTCGGCCTTGCTGGCACAAATCACGGAAGGCGCCTCCGAAGGTGGCGGTGCAGCGAAGGCTGACGCACCCAAGGCGAAGGCAGCAGACGGCAATGGGCAAGACGGCGATGCTCCATCAGCCGCACCTGCCAAGACCGGCGCCTCGGTCGATGTGATGGTACCCGCGCTTGGCGAAAGCGTGACCGAGGCAACCGTCGCCACCTGGTTCAAGCAGATCGGCGACAATGTCTCTGCAGACGAAATGCTGTGCGAGTTGGAAACCGACAAGGTCTCGGTCGAAGTTCCCGCGCCTGCCGCCGGTGTGCTGGCCGAGATCCTGGCGCCGGAAGGAACCACCGTGGACGCCAAGGCCAAACTGGCAATCATCACCGAAGGCGCTGCAGGCGCCGCCCCTGCCCCGGCCGCCCAGCAAGCCAGCGCCCCGGCCAGCGCTTCGGGCTCAGGCAAGGATGTCGAAGATGCGCCTTCGGCCAAGAAAGCCATGGCCGAAAAAGGGATCAGCCGCGATCAGGTGCAGGGTTCGGGCCGTGATGGCCGGGTCATGAAAGAAGATGTCGCATCCGCCGCATCTGCACCGAAAGCCACGGCGAGCGCCGCACGGGCGCCCTCGCCCGCTCAGGATGCGGCGCGCGAGGAACGGGTCAAGATGACCCGCTTGCGCCAGACCATCGCCCGCCGACTGAAGGACGCGCAGAACACCGCCGCGATGCTGACCACCTATAATGAGGCCGACATGTCCGGCATCATGCAGCTTCGCAGCGAATACAAGGACGCCTTCGAAAAGAAGCACAAGGTCAAGTTGGGTTTCATGTCCTTCTTCGCAAAGGCCTGCTGTCACGCCCTGAAGGAAGTGCCCGAGGTCAATGCCGAGATCGACGGCACGGAAGTGATTTACAAGAACTACGTCAATATGGGCGTGGCCGTCGGCACTCCGTCGGGCCTGGTCGTTCCGGTCGTGCGCGACACCGACCGCAAGAGCTTTGCCGAAATCGAGAAGGAGATCGGCGAGCTTGGCGCCAAGGGCCGCGATGGCAAGCTGAGCATGGCCGACATGCAGGGCGGCACATTCACCATCTCGAATGGTGGGGTCTACGGTTCGCTGATGTCCTCGCCGATCCTGAACCCGCCGCAATCGGGCATTCTGGGCATGCACAAGATCCAGGAACGTCCGATGGTCGTGGGAGGCGAGATCGTCATTCGTCCGATGATGTATCTGGCGCTGTCCTATGACCACCGGATCGTCGATGGGAAAGGCGCCGTGACCTTCCTCGTCCGTGTCAAGGAGGCGCTGGAGGATCCGCGCCGCCTGCTGATGGATCTGTAA
- a CDS encoding EVE domain-containing protein, with translation MSAKTQSNPGTTAEQSAPAQAETRNWIAVVSRDHALESVESGFSMLDHGKLGPLLRLTPGDWLIYYSPRTMPTGGEVLKAFTAIGTVKDAEPYQIKMHGGAMGFRRDIDWLDATEAQLAELTQTLDFTRGSWGMLARRGLFEITDADRHVIRAAMTGK, from the coding sequence ATGTCCGCGAAGACGCAATCCAACCCCGGCACAACGGCAGAACAATCCGCGCCAGCGCAAGCGGAGACCCGCAACTGGATTGCCGTTGTCAGCCGCGATCACGCCCTGGAAAGCGTCGAGAGCGGTTTCTCGATGCTGGACCATGGCAAGCTGGGTCCACTTTTGCGCCTGACACCGGGCGACTGGCTGATCTACTACTCGCCGCGGACCATGCCGACGGGCGGCGAGGTTCTGAAAGCCTTCACCGCAATCGGCACCGTGAAAGATGCCGAGCCCTATCAGATCAAGATGCATGGCGGGGCAATGGGCTTTCGCCGCGATATCGACTGGCTCGACGCAACCGAGGCGCAGCTTGCCGAATTGACGCAGACGCTGGATTTTACGCGGGGAAGCTGGGGAATGCTGGCCCGGCGCGGACTTTTCGAAATCACCGATGCGGATCGTCATGTGATCCGCGCCGCCATGACGGGGAAATGA
- a CDS encoding MAPEG family protein, whose translation MSTELTVLALSGLLQGLQFAGFSIAANRQIGPKLAMGPRDNVPALTGVAGRLHRALNNHFEGLILFTLAVVVVTAGQQGSALTAACAWVYLLARILYVPAYLLGWVPWRSLIWAVGFAATMLMILAALF comes from the coding sequence ATGAGCACGGAATTGACGGTATTGGCCCTTTCCGGACTGCTGCAGGGCTTGCAATTCGCAGGCTTCTCAATCGCCGCGAACCGGCAGATCGGCCCGAAACTTGCAATGGGGCCCCGCGATAACGTCCCTGCCCTCACGGGGGTGGCTGGCCGGTTGCACCGGGCATTGAACAACCATTTCGAAGGGTTGATCCTCTTCACCCTCGCCGTGGTCGTGGTGACGGCAGGACAGCAGGGTTCGGCGCTTACGGCGGCCTGTGCCTGGGTCTACCTGCTTGCAAGAATCCTCTATGTGCCCGCCTATTTGCTGGGCTGGGTGCCGTGGCGCTCGCTCATCTGGGCGGTCGGGTTTGCGGCAACGATGCTGATGATACTGGCGGCGCTTTTCTGA